One genomic segment of Passer domesticus isolate bPasDom1 chromosome 21, bPasDom1.hap1, whole genome shotgun sequence includes these proteins:
- the LOC135284604 gene encoding olfactory receptor 14J1-like produces MSNSSSIRHFLLLALADTRQLQLLHFCLLLGIFLAALLGNGLIISAVACGHHLHTPMFFFLLNLALSDLGSICTTVPKAMHNSLWDTTTISYKGCAAQAFFFLFFISAEYYLLTIMCYDRYVSICKPLHYGTLLGSRACAHMAAAAWASGFLNGLMHTANTFSLPLCHGNALGQLFCEIPQILKLSCSQSNLREFGLIVFSMSLAFGCFVFIVFSYVQIFRAVLRIPSKQGRHKAFSTCLPHLAVLSLFLSTATFAYLKPPSISSTSLDLALSLLYSVVTPALNPLIYSLRNQELKGTLRKIMTLSFLKQ; encoded by the coding sequence ATGTctaacagcagctccatccgccacttcctgctgctggcattggcagacacgcggcagctgcagctcctgcacttctgcctcttgctgggcatcttcctggctgccctcctgggcaatggcctcatcatcagcgccgtagcctgcggccaccacctgcacacgcccatgttcttcttcctgctcaacctggccctcagcgacctgggctccatctgcaccactgtccccaaagccatgcacaattccctctgggacaccaccaccatctcctacaaaggatgtgctgcacaggcatttttctttctgttcttcatctcagcagagtattATCtgctgaccatcatgtgctacgaccgctacgtgtccatctgcaaacccctgcactacgggaccctcctgggcagcagagcttgtgcccacatggcagcagctgcctgggccagtggctTTCTCAATGGTCtcatgcacacggccaatacattttccttgcccctgtgccatggcaatgctcTAGGCCAGCTCTTCTGTGAAATAccccagatcctcaagctctcctgctcacagTCAAACCTCAGGGAATTTGGGCTCATTGTGTTTTCCATGTCTTTAGCATtcggctgttttgtgttcattgttttctcctatgtgcagatcttcagggctgtgctgaggatcccctctaagcagggacggcacaaagccttttccacctgcctccctcacctggctgtgctctccctgttcctcagcactgccacgtttgcctacctgaagcccccctccatctcctccacatccctggatctggccctgtcacttctgtactcggtggtgactccagccctgaaccccctcatctacagcctgaggaaccaggagctcaagggtACCCTGAGGAAAATAATGACTCTATCTTTTCTGAAGCAATaa